The DNA sequence TTACTGTTTCCCACTTACAAGGCTAAACCTTCGTGTCTTATAATTATCCTCCTTGTCTATTTGGTTGTTTTATGACATCTTTCTTGGTATAACGATGCACTTGTTGCATTTATCAGGTGTGTGCCTGGGAAAATAGCCCAGCTTAACCAACCTGGAGTGCCAGGAGTGTATTATGGGATTGTCTCTGTGGTGGTCCATCACACCGCAACTGGAAACGTATACAGTAACATGAAGTAGAGTTGGCTTTGGCAGGATTAAGGATTATTTAACTGCATTCACTGTGTCCAATAACCTGTTTAAATGTAGCGTTTTACGTTTGCTGCAGGTCCTATACGTTCTCCTGCATGCATCCCAAGGAGACGGCGCTAATCATGTCTCTGGCGCTGAAACAAGTTTTCAACAAGGACAGGACGTTCCGGCCGAAGAGGAAGTTCGAGCCGGGAACCCAGCGGTTCGAGCTGCACAAGAAGGCGCAGGCGTCGCTGAATGCTGGGCTGGACCTGCGGCAGGCGGTCCAGCTGCCGCACAGCGAGGACCTGCACGACTGGGTGGCCGTGCACGTGGTGGACTTCTTCAACCGCATCAACCTCATCTATGGCACCATCAGCGACTCGTGCACGGACCAGTCCTGCCCTGTCATGTCCGGGGGCGCCAAGTATGAGTACCGCTGGCAGGACGAGCATCGCTACAAGAAGCCCACCGCCCTGTCAGCGCCCCGGTACATGAGCTTGCTCATGGACTGGATCGAGATGCAGATCAACAACGAAAACATCTTCCCCACCAATGTCGGTAAGGGGGCCTGAAAGCCGGTCACCATGGCAGCCCCATGGAGCTGAGTTATAGCATGGGATGGAAACACCCTTTCATACGTGTCAGTGGTGCGGGCCGGTGTGGGAGGAGCTTCCATTTTCAGATTCCCATTGGCAAGTATTTACGGTGGGAATTGAGAAGTATTTATGGATCCCTCTATACATGTTAATACGGTAAAGCATCA is a window from the Paramormyrops kingsleyae isolate MSU_618 chromosome 21, PKINGS_0.4, whole genome shotgun sequence genome containing:
- the LOC111847386 gene encoding MOB kinase activator 3A-like, which produces MHPKETALIMSLALKQVFNKDRTFRPKRKFEPGTQRFELHKKAQASLNAGLDLRQAVQLPHSEDLHDWVAVHVVDFFNRINLIYGTISDSCTDQSCPVMSGGAKYEYRWQDEHRYKKPTALSAPRYMSLLMDWIEMQINNENIFPTNVGTPFPKTFMQVAKKILSRLFRVFVHVYIHHFDRVSQMGAEAHVNTCYKHFYYFVTEFNLIDHKELEPLKEMTLRVCH